The Apostichopus japonicus isolate 1M-3 chromosome 20, ASM3797524v1, whole genome shotgun sequence nucleotide sequence GTCGATATCAGTAACTTGCAGTAGATGAGACGTGAAAATGGGCATGGGTAGGCGTGggcattattgttattattttcgttCTCATTAGTCTCTtgttattgtttcatatttttttttcaaatcatgTGAATCCGTGTTTAtcaaatgatgatgaaattcAGAATAGATATTACCAAATGTTTCTTCTCGCGTGCAAGTACGGATTGGCACAGGAATGTGCAAGATATAAAAAAGGCAGTTCACAGGGTCATATGTCATTTAAAGTATTGTGTTCGGGCCACATTCTTACCCACTGGTAACCCGCTAAAATTCTTCCGAGAGACTGTTTTGTTCACTTTGTTTATAGCACAGTCCGCTGTTTAGGTATTTTTCCACAGCCTTACGTCATCGGTTTTTATATAACTTAGTGTGTGTGTTCTCTCTCCTTGACAACAAGAGGATAGCGTGCGATATCGACAGAGTGATATTAACTTGGCCAGAATCCAACTCACCCTGTCTGCTAACCTTTGGGTATTGCAATGTGATTGCGAAACTCGTTTATGTCGTCGTCTGTGCTTTGCGCTCACGTTACCGGCTTGTGATTATGAAAGTCGTGTGGCGCGCAATTGTGGCTTATGTCGCAGTTGAAAATCGCTGTTCATTTAAAGGTGCTGGTGATTACTATAGTGTTTCGAGTTCTAATGGAACAGCAATTAACCGGATAAAACTGAGTgtggtgggcggggggggggggtgggtgaggtggGAAGAGGGTGATACGTCTTATTTCAGCCATTTCACGTTTCATACATCTGTGAAAGTAGGTTCATATTCCTTGGTTGTTTACTTTTGAAAGGTCATTTTTTGTCACATAGTTTTCCAAATACTGGAGGAAAGCTAAGATGCCTATAATCCATCCGTTTCGCTTCATATAATTGTGTAGGTTTCACACTCCACTGAAGAGTTTATTAATGTGATACAATTATTGTAGACTCATTGCTAAATCGGTTTCATATTGCTTAAAATTATAGAAGCAAGCAAAAAAAGGATTTCATGAAACAATGAGAATGTAACATTTTCAGCAACATTTATTTATTGCATCCCATATTCCTCTTAGTATAAAAATAGCcttctgtttttatttacattttatacatacaCTGTTAGTTACAGGTCTTTGGaatataaataatgataatttattataaagaaaaaaaattctccattCATCATTAAGAAAACTCAAGATGCACTTAAGTATGTCTTTGAAATTTCTATTCAACTATATTGTTCAACTATGACTTCAATGATAaggcaatattttttttttatgacttcCATTGGCAAACTGTAGCAACTTCTGGCATGTAAACTGATATCACCATGAAACTGGAAAACACTTCAGCCGTGAATGTGATCATGTAAAGCATGTGATGGTGACATTCAAAACAACATGTTATCTTGTGGCATATGGAAGAAAATTATTTCTGCATCTCACAAGTTGGTCGCCACTtttcccacttctgacaccatctCATGAGTAATGAATTCGATTTCAACCAAGTAACCCTATCTGAATACATGTCGTTTTACTGAAATTGCCACAGTTAGATTTATTTTGACTCTAAATTTTGCATAATgtgtttcttatatattttaacGATTAATTCCACATTTGAAAagatatagtttttttttttccctttcaaagACACACTTTTAACTACCAACATCCATGATGCACAGAGGTAATGATGGTTACATAACTCTCAGAAATAAATTAACatgaaaacaatttgttttaaagCAATTCTCCAGACATGCtgaaacatacacacacacacacacacaaacaaacatcaaCAAAACTTCAGCACTGATTATCTCAACTTTGTAAATAAACATGTAACATAAAACCTCTTGAaagtaaataacagaaaataatagAGTACACATAAATAACAATATCAACGTGGGACAAGAATTGAGTACCTTTCCAAAGTACCACAAACTAGTCGTGAAAACTGAGGGAGGTtcacatattcataaataaagaCCCAAAATAACAGAAAACTCTTCATTTGCTCCGACATTAATTTATGCGACACAAATAACACATTCCAATTCTGTCAACGAAAGGATTAAAACCCTTCAGAACATTCGCTAACATCGTAACTCGTATCACAGACTGCACAAAGTTCCGACAAGCCCTCTTATGAGCTCACATATATGTCGTTTGCAATTAAAGATAGAAACTATTAGAAACCATTCAAAGATTCACAATGAAAAATTCAAAGTCAAATTCAATAAACATACACATTTAAAAAGTGGGTGTTGACCATTTAAAAATCAGATTGAGAAAGAGTGgggtgaagaaaaaaaaaggagtgcggaccaagaaaaaaaatcttgcaATTCAAATTGGAAATTGATAAAGAcgatattaatttaataaaccACAGTTAACGATGAATTTGTCAAAAGACTTACACAAcatgataaaataaaacaaatacattCAACGAACCAACAATTAAAGAGCTATATTAATTTTCTGTTAACTCAAAAGTAAATTTGGTCTTTTGGGTTTCTCCTGTCTTTTAATATGGCACAACTAGTTTGGTGGGAATCAAGAACTAGGTCCCTCATCGAGAAagtggatggggtggggggggggatcgggACCACATGTAACCATTGCCAAGTTACATGTAACGTTACGTTGAATACCATATTGCACACTTCCATGTAACGTAAGAAAAGGTTTTGAAGCACCACAAGTACGTAATTCACACACAGTCACACACAGTCAATCTCGCAAAGTATTCCCCTTCTATATGTGTGGGACTGATGTAGGGaccaacattttgtttttgttgttgttgttcaaaaGGTAGAATGAAGGTGAATCTATCAGTGGACCCACGGTTAACTGATGCACTCCTCCTCTGTAAAGTCGACGTCGATCCCAGAGTCTGAATCTTTGGAGTTGTCAATGTTTTTCTTGAACTCATTTTCCTGAGCATGAAGGTCCTCGTGACTAGAGTGTGGACTCCCTGAGGGGGAACTCTCAACGCTGTTGCCTGGCTTTCTGTGGCACACTGTGACTGGGTCCTGCATCCAGGGGTGTCCAAAGACGCCTTCAAGGTCTATTCTTTGCTTTGGTTTCACACATAGCATGGATCTGATGAGGTGTCTGAGTGAGTCTGAAAGTCCCGGTCGGAAATAGAGTTCGCAACGGCAAATGTCCTCATCTTTTTCAAAAGGAATGTCCCCGCATGCCATATCATAGAGCAGAATACCGAGTGACCAGACCGTGGCTTGTTCTCCTTGATATCTGTGGTATCTAATCCATTCTGGCGGACTGTATACTCTTGTTCCTGCAAAGAACAAACAAcgataaaaaatatgtttagtGCATAATGTCAAAccaacatgaaatatttcagatatttaaagcccaaaaaaaatcacatcaTAAAAACGTTTTGCAATCCCATTGTTTGCACTAACAATGTTAAATAACTACTCTTTGGCTTAACACCAAACAAACAGTTACACTTCCCATGACCCCCAAAGACTATCACTGTAGCTCACCCTATCAGCTGATTTCTTTTCGAGTTCATGATGCCAAAAACTTCCTAGAAGCAACCTTGTCACTTTCCCAAGGTGACTTTTCTTCAATTGGCTCAtgatagtggggggggggggtgcagtcATAAATCCCCTACAACAGGTGAAGAATGTCACCTTCTGACCCCTACTGCAATTTAAGAGGTAAAGGGTAAATAAGGCAGCCAGCATTGTTGATTGTCTAAGACACTTCACAGAATTGTTTCTCAATGGTTGGCTCGGTGCCACCCATGACAGAATTATGCATTGTCACCACAGAATAATTTTATAGCAAGTGTTGCAGTAAGTAATAAGGTAAAAACAGTTCCTTTTCCCTTCTAGTTTTATCTCAAGTCTTTTTGGCTTTATTCTTTCAAAGACCAATCCATTACTCGAGATTAATTCTGTTACCTCAGCTTTTTGAAAATGAGGAAAGGGCTCAGGTTATTGACATCAAACAACCCTAACATTATCAATATAAATGCCCACAAATCTTGTCCATTTCTACAAAACTAAGACCTTTCATGTAAATAGTGACATTTGAGAGATGGATAATTTACCCCACACGTACAGATCAAGAACTAAGTCATCTAACAAGCCTATCAATAAACCCACAcatattttttccctttcacCACACCCACATATTGTCACACAGTCACAGCAATACAGAGAATGtcacatctttttttttatcttgcaCACAAGATAGCTATGGGTTATCTGCTGGCAAATTTATTACAGAGTGAGTGGGTGGGCATGCAGCAGACAGATCCGCAGAAGTGTGTGGCTGTCTGCAAACCGACAAACaacataacaacaataatagtGAGAGCCCACAACTCCTAGATGCAATTATAATTGCAAAGCTCCAATGCCAGTAGATCTCTCGTCCCTGGTAAAAGATCGCTTTATTTGGGGCTAGTTGCGCAACGGCTCGACTGTGTATGCCAGTCTTAATTAAATTGCTCAGTATGAGTACAGTATTATTCATAGGTTGGCTCATAGTGACTGTGAATGCTGTAATTGCTACGCAGTTCTAACTCATCACCCAAAAATAAATATGTCTCTTTTTTGCTTTGGTGCAGCATGTGTGTAAAATGTACACACTTTATGTCAAACTAacaatgaaatgtttaaaacattttctattatctaaagggggggggggaagggggtatatCGGGGTTTTTGCTATTGTCCCAAATGCTGGTACTGTATTGCCTTGTTTCCCCATCTCTACACTAAGGTCATGGCTGCTACTTGTCAATGGCTAGAACAGTGTCTGCAATAGCTGAACCAAACATTGGACTCCAGACCCCAAAACAAAAACCCATTTACAAAGCAGTTCAAAGTCCTTCACCCCCAATAAATCAAGATCACTTGGTAACTGTTCAAGTGTGACCGTTTTGGAAAATGAAGGGTGTTGGCAGGGAAGCAATGAGAACAAAACAACCACATTCCACAGCTGATCACAGCAAGGCACACACAATGGGTGGAGCCAAACAGTCACCTGGTAACAGCACAAAGGATTGGCACAGGGTCAATGAGCTTTGTAGTAGCACTGTTGTTAACAACAAAGGCCTGtgaattcaaatattttgggaGGGAAACGTTGGCAGTGCTAGGCAAAGCCTGGCAACAAAGTTAACACCAGACCGCTTAATTATCCAATCAATGCTTTTGTGACTTTGTTATTGTGATTTGAATGCTTACAATAGtttttgcaaataaaaaatgtataacaaaacaaaatgggtGGACAAGACAACTCCCTCTGACATAGAATAATaagaatattaataataataaaaataataacaagcTTACCATCAAAGTCTTTGTAGATACCATCTGTAAGGAAAGCCCCAGATCCAAAGtcaatcaattttaattttcctgATTTGAGATCGACCAAAATGTTCTCGTCTTTCAAGTCTCTGTGTAACACACCAACTTTGTGACATTGTCTGGTGGTTTCGACAATTTGTTGGAAAAAGTTCCTACAGACTTCCTCTGGGAGTGGACCATTTTCAGTGATAAAGTCAAATAGGTCCTTTACTGGTTGTGGCCTCTCCATGATGATAATGAAGCTCTCTGGCCTTTCATAATAGTCTAAGATCTTCACACATCCGGGTAACGAGGCAACACGCTGGAGAAGGCTGATTTCGATAGGCACTCTTTGATGATTAGGCAACTGTTgggttaaaaaacaaaaaggttgcAAATTCCAACTCATATTACAACAAGAACATAATGACAGGGCTAGACTTAAGAAAACTCACCATTCCCCAAACCCTTCCCTCTCAATAGTTAATTTATCTCATCTCTAATCTGACTTGCCAACTCCATAAACCATAGAATTCGAATATGTTAAACTTTTAAGAAGACAACAATTAAAGAATTATGTTTTGAACAgggaaataatatttcaatctCATAATTTACGCCTGGCTACATTAAGAAATGACGAAAATATGACGTAAGCAGTATCTAATCTGAATTATACGGAAGTCACGGCTACCAGGAACTttgtttcaataataacataaacaatAAAGTTCTCCCCCGGATCTAACTCGGATGTGTtcgtcataaaaaaaaatgcatactaaACGGTAGCTACGTTTGAAATTAAACCTTCAGTGGAAAATTAAAATGCACGAAGGTGTGAATTATGATCGATTTTCATTGAAAAATTAGAGGAAATGGAACATATGTTGCGTTTACAGATGGTTTGAGCTACAACGAACTGCTCGGTTTAATTCCCACGCAACGAACCTAGACTAAATTGGCACTCAGCCAACCGGCGTAGTAtaccaataataataactagGCACAACgtagtgtgtgtgtatggaatGACAATGCATTACAGTTATAAAACTGGTACGCCGGTAGCTGTCGTGCGAGAAAGGAGAGTTTTGAAAGGCATGGAAAAGGAAATATAGAAAAGAATATGTTCTTACCGTATGCCAGTCGTTGACTTTCTCCTTAGCAACTATTTTGATTGCAACCTGTAGAGAGAATGAATGATGGATAAGTTAAGTTGCAAATCAAGACAGAACCACAACATAGTTCTTGTAAGTTGTAGTGAAACTTTTAAGCCAAACGAAACGAGTACAGTTGTTAAAGTATctcaaatatgacaaaatgaATTTCGTCcattaaatattatgttaaaCTGATGTGTTGATATTTAAACCAACAACATGCTTGGAACTCCTACAAGAAGTATTGTTTGAATCAAAGTTTGAATgttacaaataaatgaatggatTCTGAGCAAGAAGAAGTTTTAACAATCTCCTTGGTCATATGCGTACAAAGTACAAACTAGTTACAAACGAAAGAAAGTTATTTCCACGTTTTAGTCAAGAAACATAACGTACCGGTAAATCATCCTGAAGCCGACAGCCCGAGTAGACCGTTCCAAATCCACCACTGCCAATACAGTTCCCTAAGCTGTAAGTCTTTTCAAAGGGTCCCTGTTGCTCTGGTTCGTGGTGTTTTCCTGGAGAGAGAGAAACATGTGCAAATTTGGTTTAACATTCAATATCTTGTAACGAAGACTACTAACATGGCACTAGGCCTGGTACTGCATCTGTATCACAGATAATACTAGCTGGGATCCAATGTACATACCTACGAAACCAACGTTGTTACTCTCATTAAagttaagtaaaatataaatgttaccaATGCAACAACTTAG carries:
- the LOC139961230 gene encoding serine/threonine-protein kinase pim-1-like, whose translation is MNLHRKITNHFVEICGMNIKNKIGKHHEPEQQGPFEKTYSLGNCIGSGGFGTVYSGCRLQDDLPVAIKIVAKEKVNDWHTLPNHQRVPIEISLLQRVASLPGCVKILDYYERPESFIIIMERPQPVKDLFDFITENGPLPEEVCRNFFQQIVETTRQCHKVGVLHRDLKDENILVDLKSGKLKLIDFGSGAFLTDGIYKDFDGTRVYSPPEWIRYHRYQGEQATVWSLGILLYDMACGDIPFEKDEDICRCELYFRPGLSDSLRHLIRSMLCVKPKQRIDLEGVFGHPWMQDPVTVCHRKPGNSVESSPSGSPHSSHEDLHAQENEFKKNIDNSKDSDSGIDVDFTEEECIS